The Mixophyes fleayi isolate aMixFle1 chromosome 1, aMixFle1.hap1, whole genome shotgun sequence genome includes a region encoding these proteins:
- the ST8SIA3 gene encoding alpha-N-acetylneuraminate alpha-2,8-sialyltransferase ST8SIA3, with translation MWIIWSLSPLCASPHRPSSCVALSWLSPGMRICKMVRVASVLGLVMLSVALLILSLISYVSLKKENIFTTPKYASAGGPRMYMFHAGFRSQFAMKFLDPSFVPITNSLTQELQEKPAKWIFNRTAFARQKREILQNVDVIRNFSLTKSSVRTGQLMHYDYSSHKYVFSISNNFRSLLPDTSPIANKHYNICAVIGNSGILTESQCGPEIDRADFVFRCNFAPTEAFQKDVGRKTNLTTFNPSILEKYYNNLLTIQDRNNFFLNLKKLDDAILWIPAFFFHTSATVTRTLVDFFVEHRDQLKVQLAWPGNIMQHVNRYWKNKHLSPKRLSTGILMYTLASSICEEIHLYGFWPFGWDPNTGKDLPYHYYDKKGTKFTTKWQESHQLPAEFKLLYKMHREGLTKLTLSHCA, from the exons ATGTGGATTATCTGGTCGCTGTCTCCTCTTTGCGCGTCTCCCCATCGACCTAGTTCTTGTGTTGCATTGAGCTGGCTCTCCCCAGGGATGAGAATTTGCAAGATGGTCCGGGTGGCTAGTGTCCTGGGTCTGGTCATGCTGAGCGTGGCTCTGCTCATCTTATCCCTCATCAGCTATGTGTCCCTGAAGAAAGAGAACATATTCACCACCCCTAAATACGCCAGCGCCGGGGGCCCCAGAATGTACATGTTCCATGCTGGCTTTCG GTCGCAGTTTGCAATGAAGTTTCTGGATCCCTCGTTTGTTCCCATAACAAACTCTCTGACACAAGAGCTGCAAGAAAAACCAGCCAAGTGGATATTCAACCGAACAGCATTTGCTCGGCAGAA GAGGGAGATTTTACAGAACGTGGATGTCATCAGAAATTTTTCTCTGACCAAGAGCAGCGTACGGACAGGACAATTGATGCATTATGACTATTCCAGCCATAAATATGTATTCTCCATTAGCAATAACTTCCGATCGCTTCTTCCAGACACCTCCCCCATTGCCAACAAGCATTATAACATTTGTGCCGTGATAGGAAACAGTGGCATCCTCACGGAGAGCCAGTGTGGCCCCGAAATAGACAGGGCCGACTTCGTCTTTCGCTGCAACTTTGCTCCGACCGAAGCTTTTCAGAAGGACGTCGGGAGGAAAACCAACCTGACTACTTTTAACCCGAGCATCCTTGAGAAGTATTATAACAATCTCCTGACCATACAAGACCGGAACAACTTTTTCTTAAATTTAAAAAAGCTTGATGATGCCATTTTATGGATCCCGGCATTCTTCTTCCATACGTCTGCAACCGTCACAAGAACGCTGGTTGACTTTTTCGTTGAGCACCGTGATCAGTTGAAAGTCCAGTTGGCCTGGCCTGGAAACATCATGCAACATGTGAACAG GTATTGGAAAAACAAGCATTTGTCGCCTAAAAGGCTAAGCACCGGAATCCTGATGTACACCCTAGCCTCTTCCATCTGTGAAGAAATACATCTCTATGGATTTTGGCCGTTTGGTTGGGATCCAAATACAGGGAAGGACCTGCCATACCATTACTATGACAAGAAAGGAACAAAATTCACCACTAAATGGCAGGAATCTCACCAGCTTCCCGCAGAGTTCAAACTGCTGTATAAAATGCATAGAGAAGGACTGACTAAGTTAACATTGTCACATTGTGCCTAA